A section of the Carya illinoinensis cultivar Pawnee chromosome 12, C.illinoinensisPawnee_v1, whole genome shotgun sequence genome encodes:
- the LOC122290448 gene encoding putative disease resistance protein At4g19050 isoform X23, whose translation MADQQSAERSNETKSKEIATKDSGHPTESAEGNKEVASTKEIARKDSGNPTESAEGNKEVASTKEIARKYSRNPTELAEGNKEVASTKEISRKDSINPRELAKGNKEVASTKEIARKDSGNPTELAEGNKEVASTKGHQLLPREFVTELAEGNKEVASTKEIARKDSGNPTESTEGNKEVASTKEIARKNSGNPIESADGNKEVASTKEIASQNPTESAARNKDDVKSTEENDFENYIMEQLEDENVETIALEGEAGVGKTWKARKSNDFIINSENHFYGNLWISMNKEHDKRFLYDVLAHQLSVQASTDDYQEGNDEKKSEELVRKITNMLVERKSKESEVLEITKMLREMELKKMEELVSEIPKKLRGIESNNLEVLVITKMVREMESKKTEELKRKITQKLGEMEEKKLWEMAKKKKSGGSDRLSDNKVFQSNDRLEDQKPKTEKSIKSVWKKKEKNKTVGLPINEKSGGHISSSKEKLFLLVILDDIRSDSTYEEGTRAELETLLPKESRPKFLVTRRRDTVSKDEKILKNGELIIDIEPLREKESGTLFKKLLKTSILHEESFVASIEKIAQKSNGLPIAVVKLVVEALNLSGANDLELLKLENALKQIANYKEADKCTSSLLRLAIHMLHGSDHGSCSTPGNDTLVNCYWHSWEFISRHGAIDYNVLIFSWILEGYFGSADHIKQSYEEGHRVLMKLIGCGLLKMLEDNLIMMEELVLSIPDCRRDGYEQRSVLGLARVLDESIWKGFGTLAPSDYMIKTPKRGPKKDKYISTLLIHGSSLCREDLDLYFEEKLGLQNLAIFNPRFDSIPRLLSKMEELCVLILRGCDQLQEIDAIQNLKSLTVLEISDANFLEKKEKITGDLFKEMTNLQTLNLCAVSIKMLPSSLSNLKQLRWLILRRCPFLESLPNLKELTNLEVLDLSGSTSLLNITDKTFSHLKKIQFLDFSHTSIKRLPFLCNLGNLENLTQLLLRNCKLNRLPSFKALPALQCIDISASNSNMLKDIKEDFFENKDKLKILHLSKTEISRLPSNFGNFPNLELLDLSDSSKLVTIPENAFKNMGCLRHLNLSNTKLESLPKISNLVNLRQLFLENCALHKLPKMEGVTRLEELHLSNASSLVEIEDQSFDYLSHIYLLDFSHTKIKTLPSLAKLNNLRSLNLSGTRLTFPCISSLTNLTQLSLRGCSISDQSEPNFGEHKKLEVLDLSEITGITSLSTLNNLTSLRELKLRGCSKLEQLQHLESLAHLEVLDLWETGIKQFPKEICKLTQLKHLDLPKGIMGIQESDLQKMEPEFHFYVFPEQGKAGDIHWHKVDPNFRRIYFNTLSLPGECRQFLEIIGSIEVKDVLKKAAYISLIGNKFITRLSDLGVENVDAMKGCWLQRCPEMETLCLEEEIEDKTVGNLEILWVSNLPKLKDLCSGIQPAGGGFKNLTEMYLDCCPLIKSVFHSSQFPEKLKILQIKFCEDLEILFEPNTLDKAGNLEILRASNLPKLKDLCSGIHTAGGGFKNLTEMYLDCCPLIKYVFHSSQFPEKLKILRIKFCKDLKRLFEQNNVLDADKKWSLQKLHLVELPKLTEMGVPESKKIRDVFPSLEAITVKECPMLEIMSEKIKEANCNNVEEDWNIQL comes from the exons ATGGCCGATCAGCAGTCTGCAGAGCGAAGTAATGAAACCAAGTCTAAAG AAATTGCCACGAAAGATAGCGGACATCCAACAGAGTCAGCTGAAGGAAACAAGGAGGTCGCATCCACAAAAG AAATTGCCAGGAAAGATAGCGGAAATCCAACAGAGTCAGCTGAAGGAAACAAGGAGGTCGCATCCACAAAAG AAATTGCCAGGAAATATAGCAGAAATCCAACAGAGTTAGCTGAAGGAAACAAGGAGGTCGCATCCACAAAAG AAATTTCCAGGAAAGATAGCATAAATCCAAGAGAGTTAGCTAAAGGAAACAAGGAGGTCGCATCCACAAAAG AAATTGCCAGGAAAGATAGCGGAAATCCAACAGAGTTAGCTGAAGGAAACAAGGAGGTCGCATCCACAAAAG GTCATCAACTTTTACCAAGAGAATTTGTTACAGAGTTAGCTGAAGGAAACAAGGAGGTCGCATCCACAAAAG AAATTGCCAGGAAAGATAGCGGAAATCCAACAGAGTCAACTGAAGGAAACAAGGAGGTCGCATCCACAAAAG AAATTGCCAGGAAAAATAGCGGAAATCCAATAGAGTCAGCTGATGGAAACAAGGAGGTCGCATCTACAAAAG AAATTGCTAGCCAAAATCCAACAGAGTCAGCTGCAAGAAACAAGGACGACGTCAAATCCACGGAAG aaAACGATTTCGAGAATTATATAATGGAGCAGTTGGAGGACGAAAATGTGGAAACCATTGCCCTGGAGGGGGAAGCAGGAGTAGGGAAAACATGGAAGGCTAGAAAAAGCAATGATTTTATCATCAATTCTGAGAACCACTTCTATGGAAATCTTTGGATATCTATGAACAAAGAGCACGACAAAAGGTTCCTTTATGATGTCCTTGCCCATCAGTTGTCCGTACAAGCAAGTACCGATGATTATCAAGAAGGTAATGACGAAAAGAAATCGGAAGAGTTAGTAAGGAAGATAACAAATATGCTCGTGGAAAGGAAAAGCAAGGAATCGGAAGTGTTGGAGATAACTAAGATGCTCAGGGAAATGGAACTCAAGAAAATGGAAGAGTTGGTAAGCGAGATACCTAAGAAGCTCAGGGGAATAGAAAGCAACAACTTGGAAGTGTTGGTGATAACTAAGATGGTCAGGGAAATGGAGAGCAAGAAAACGGAAGAGTTGAAAAGGAAGATAACTCAGAAGCTCGGAGAAATGGAAGAGAAGAAACTCTGGGAGAtggcaaaaaaaaagaaatccggAGGATCAGATAGACTTTCTGATAACAAAGTATTTCAGAGTAATGATCGACTGGAAGATCAGAAGCCGAAAACTGAGAAGTCAATTAAAAGTGTctggaaaaagaaggaaaaaaataagactGTTGGGTTACCGATTAATGAGAAGTCTGGAGGACATATATCATCTTCTAAAGAAAAActatttcttttagtaattctGGATGATATTCGTAGTGACAGTACTTATGAAGAGGGAACTAGGGCTGAATTGGAAACGTTGCTGCCAAAGGAATCTAGGCCCAAGTTTTTAGTCACAAGAAGAAGGGACACAGTGAGCAAGGACGAGAAAATATTGAAGAATGGGGAACTGATCATTGATATTGAGCCCTTGCGAGAAAAAGAGTCAGGGACTCTATTTAAGAAACTTCTCAAAACTTCAATTCTCCATGAGGAAAGTTTTGTAGCAAGCATTGAGAAAATTGCCCAAAAGAGCAATGGTTTGCCAATTGCAGTAGTCAAACTGGTAGTAGAAGCCTTAAATCTATCAGGAGCAAATGATCTAGAGCTTTTGAAATTGGAAAATGCTCTGAAACAAATAGCTAATTATAAGGAAGCAGATAAATGCACAAGTTCGCTCTTGCGCTTAGCAATTCACATGTTGCATGGAAGTGATCATGGATCTTGCAGTACCCCAGGAAACGACACTTTGGTCAATTGCTATTGGCATAGCTGGGAATTCATAAGCAGACATGGTGCAATAGATTACAATGTGTTGATATTCAGCTGGATATTGGAAGGATATTTCGGTTCTGCCGATCATATTAAGCAGTCATATGAAGAAGGGCATCGTGTGTTGATGAAACTAATAGGATGTGGGTTGCTGAAAATGCTAGAAGATAATCTTATTATGATGGAAGAATTGGTTCTTTCCATTCCTGATTGTCGTCGTGATGGATATGAGCAGAGATCAGTCCTGGGATTAGCTCGTGTTCTTGACGAAAGCATTTGGAAAGGATTTGGGACACTTGCACCTTCAGATTATATGATAAAGACACCAAAAAGAGGcccaaaaaaagataaatatatttcCACTCTCCTCATTCATGGAAGTAGTCTCTGCAGGGAAGACCTAGATTTATACTTCGAGGAGAAGCTAGGACTCCAAAATCTTGCCATTTTCAATCCCAGGTTCGATTCAATCCCTCGATTATTGTCTAAAATGGAAGAGCTTTGTGTGTTGATTCTCAGAGGTTGTGATCAATTGCAAGAGATCGATGCCATCCAAAACCTGAAATCACTGACAGTTCTGGAGATATCCGATGCTAACTtcttagaaaagaaagaaaagatcaCTGGCGATCTTTTTAAGGAAATGACTAATCTTCAGACCCTTAACTTGTGTGCAGTCTCCATCAAAATGCTTCCTTCCTCTCTTTCTAACCTGAAACAACTACGTTGGCTCATCCTTAGGAGGTGCCCTTTTTTGGAAAGCTTGCCAAATCTAAAAGAACTTACAAATCTCGAGGTGCTTGATCTTTCTGGTTCTACATCTTTGCTAAATATTACAGACAAAACCTTCTCCCATCTCAAGAAAATCCAATTCCTTGATTTTTCCCATACCTCAATTAAAAGACTTCCATTCCTTTGCAACCTTGGCAACCTTGAAAATCTCACTCAACTCTTGTTGCGCAACTGTAAGTTAAATAGATTGCCTTCCTTTAAAGCCTTACCTGCTCTTCAGTGTATTGATATCTCAGCTTCTAATTCTAATATGTTAAAGGATATCAAAGAAGACTTTTTTGAAAATAAGGATAAACTCAAGATCCTTCATTTGTCCAAGACTGAAATCAGCCGTTTGCCTTCCAATTTTGGCAACTTTCCAAATCTTGAGCTGCTTGATCTTTCTGATTCCTCCAAATTGGTTACAATCCCAGAAAATGCCTTCAAAAACATGGGTTGCCTCCGTCATCTCAACCTCTCAAACACAAAACTTGAAAGTCTACCAAAAATATCCAACCTTGTTAACCTTCGACAGCTCTTTCTTGAGAATTGTGCACTACATAAATTACCAAAAATGGAAGGAGTTACAAGACTTGAGGAGCTTCATCTTTCTAATGCTTCTAGTCTAGTTGAGATTGAAGATCAATCATTTGATTATCTGAGCCATATTTATCTTCTTGATTTCTCACAtaccaaaattaaaactctaCCATCACTGGCCAAGCTCAATAACCTTCGTTCTCTCAACCTTTCGGGAACAAGACTTACATTTCCTTGCATTTCCAGTCTCACCAACCTCACTCAGCTTTCACTTCGAGGTTGTTCAATCTCAGATCAATCAGAGCCAAATTTTGGAGAACATAAAAAGCTCGAGGTTTTGGATCTATCAGAGATCACAGGAATCACGTCTCTATCAACATTGAACAATCTTACCAGTCTTCGGGAGCTCAAGTTGAGAGGGTGTTCGAAGTTGGAGCAGCTTCAACATTTGGAATCGCTTGCTCATTTAGAGGTTCTTGATTTGTGGGAGACGGGAATCAAGCAATTTCCCAAAGAGATTTGTAAGTTGACTCAGTTGAAGCACCTAGATCTGCCAAAGGGTATAATGGGTATTCAAGAATCTGACTTGCAGAAGATGGAGCCCGAATTTCACTTTTATGTTTTCCCTGAGCAAGGCAAAGCTGGGGACATCCATTGGCACAAAGTTGATCCTAACTTCAGAAGAATTTACTTCAACACTCTATCTTTACCTGGGGAGTGTCGCCAGTTTTTGGAAATCATTGGGTCTATTGAGGTTAAGGATGTCCTCAAGAAAGCTGCATATATATCTTTGATTGGAAATAAGTTCATCACACGATTATCAGATCTTGGTGTGGAAAATGTGGATGCAATGAAAGGTTGTTGGCTACAGAGGTGCCCGGAAATGGAGACATTATGTttggaagaagaaatagaagacaAAACGGTGGGAAATCTAGAGATTTTGTGGGTATCAAACCTTCCCAAATTGAAGGATTTATGCAGCGGGATACAGCCAGCAGGTGGGGGCTTTAAAAATCTAACAGAAATGTATCTAGATTGTTGCCCATTGATTAAATCTGTCTTTCATTCTTCCCAATTCCCGGAAAAGCTTAAGatcctccaaatcaaattctgtGAGGATTTAGAAATACTGTTTGAGCCGAATACCTTGGATAAAGCTGGAAATCTAGAGATTTTGCGGGCATCAAACCTTCCCAAATTGAAGGATTTATGCAGCGGGATACATACAGCAGGTGGGGGCTTTAAAAATCTAACAGAAATGTATCTAGATTGTTGCCCATTGATTAAATATGTCTTTCATTCATCCCAATTCCCGGAAAAGCTTAAGATCCTCCGGATCAAATTCTGTAAGGATTTAAAAAGACTATTCGAGCAGAATAATGTCTTGGACGCTGATAAAAAATGGAGTTTACAGAAATTGCATTTGGTGGAACTGCCCAAGTTGACTGAGATGGGGGTGCCAGAGTCGAAGAAGATTCGTGATGTATTTCCATCACTAGAAGCAATCACAGTGAAGGAATGCCCAATGCTGGAGATCATGTCGGAAAAAATAAAGGAGGCAAATTGTAACAACGTTGAAGAAGATTG gAATATACAACTATAA
- the LOC122290448 gene encoding putative disease resistance protein At4g19050 isoform X35 has product MADQQSAERSNETKSKEIATKDSGHPTESAEGNKEVASTKEIARKDSGNPTESTEGNKEVASTKEIARKNSGNPIESADGNKEVASTKEIASQNPTESAARNKDDVKSTEENDFENYIMEQLEDENVETIALEGEAGVGKTWKARKSNDFIINSENHFYGNLWISMNKEHDKRFLYDVLAHQLSVQASTDDYQEGNDEKKSEELVRKITNMLVERKSKESEVLEITKMLREMELKKMEELVSEIPKKLRGIESNNLEVLVITKMVREMESKKTEELKRKITQKLGEMEEKKLWEMAKKKKSGGSDRLSDNKVFQSNDRLEDQKPKTEKSIKSVWKKKEKNKTVGLPINEKSGGHISSSKEKLFLLVILDDIRSDSTYEEGTRAELETLLPKESRPKFLVTRRRDTVSKDEKILKNGELIIDIEPLREKESGTLFKKLLKTSILHEESFVASIEKIAQKSNGLPIAVVKLVVEALNLSGANDLELLKLENALKQIANYKEADKCTSSLLRLAIHMLHGSDHGSCSTPGNDTLVNCYWHSWEFISRHGAIDYNVLIFSWILEGYFGSADHIKQSYEEGHRVLMKLIGCGLLKMLEDNLIMMEELVLSIPDCRRDGYEQRSVLGLARVLDESIWKGFGTLAPSDYMIKTPKRGPKKDKYISTLLIHGSSLCREDLDLYFEEKLGLQNLAIFNPRFDSIPRLLSKMEELCVLILRGCDQLQEIDAIQNLKSLTVLEISDANFLEKKEKITGDLFKEMTNLQTLNLCAVSIKMLPSSLSNLKQLRWLILRRCPFLESLPNLKELTNLEVLDLSGSTSLLNITDKTFSHLKKIQFLDFSHTSIKRLPFLCNLGNLENLTQLLLRNCKLNRLPSFKALPALQCIDISASNSNMLKDIKEDFFENKDKLKILHLSKTEISRLPSNFGNFPNLELLDLSDSSKLVTIPENAFKNMGCLRHLNLSNTKLESLPKISNLVNLRQLFLENCALHKLPKMEGVTRLEELHLSNASSLVEIEDQSFDYLSHIYLLDFSHTKIKTLPSLAKLNNLRSLNLSGTRLTFPCISSLTNLTQLSLRGCSISDQSEPNFGEHKKLEVLDLSEITGITSLSTLNNLTSLRELKLRGCSKLEQLQHLESLAHLEVLDLWETGIKQFPKEICKLTQLKHLDLPKGIMGIQESDLQKMEPEFHFYVFPEQGKAGDIHWHKVDPNFRRIYFNTLSLPGECRQFLEIIGSIEVKDVLKKAAYISLIGNKFITRLSDLGVENVDAMKGCWLQRCPEMETLCLEEEIEDKTVGNLEILWVSNLPKLKDLCSGIQPAGGGFKNLTEMYLDCCPLIKSVFHSSQFPEKLKILQIKFCEDLEILFEPNTLDKAGNLEILRASNLPKLKDLCSGIHTAGGGFKNLTEMYLDCCPLIKYVFHSSQFPEKLKILRIKFCKDLKRLFEQNNVLDADKKWSLQKLHLVELPKLTEMGVPESKKIRDVFPSLEAITVKECPMLEIMSEKIKEANCNNVEEDWNIQL; this is encoded by the exons ATGGCCGATCAGCAGTCTGCAGAGCGAAGTAATGAAACCAAGTCTAAAG AAATTGCCACGAAAGATAGCGGACATCCAACAGAGTCAGCTGAAGGAAACAAGGAGGTCGCATCCACAAAAG AAATTGCCAGGAAAGATAGCGGAAATCCAACAGAGTCAACTGAAGGAAACAAGGAGGTCGCATCCACAAAAG AAATTGCCAGGAAAAATAGCGGAAATCCAATAGAGTCAGCTGATGGAAACAAGGAGGTCGCATCTACAAAAG AAATTGCTAGCCAAAATCCAACAGAGTCAGCTGCAAGAAACAAGGACGACGTCAAATCCACGGAAG aaAACGATTTCGAGAATTATATAATGGAGCAGTTGGAGGACGAAAATGTGGAAACCATTGCCCTGGAGGGGGAAGCAGGAGTAGGGAAAACATGGAAGGCTAGAAAAAGCAATGATTTTATCATCAATTCTGAGAACCACTTCTATGGAAATCTTTGGATATCTATGAACAAAGAGCACGACAAAAGGTTCCTTTATGATGTCCTTGCCCATCAGTTGTCCGTACAAGCAAGTACCGATGATTATCAAGAAGGTAATGACGAAAAGAAATCGGAAGAGTTAGTAAGGAAGATAACAAATATGCTCGTGGAAAGGAAAAGCAAGGAATCGGAAGTGTTGGAGATAACTAAGATGCTCAGGGAAATGGAACTCAAGAAAATGGAAGAGTTGGTAAGCGAGATACCTAAGAAGCTCAGGGGAATAGAAAGCAACAACTTGGAAGTGTTGGTGATAACTAAGATGGTCAGGGAAATGGAGAGCAAGAAAACGGAAGAGTTGAAAAGGAAGATAACTCAGAAGCTCGGAGAAATGGAAGAGAAGAAACTCTGGGAGAtggcaaaaaaaaagaaatccggAGGATCAGATAGACTTTCTGATAACAAAGTATTTCAGAGTAATGATCGACTGGAAGATCAGAAGCCGAAAACTGAGAAGTCAATTAAAAGTGTctggaaaaagaaggaaaaaaataagactGTTGGGTTACCGATTAATGAGAAGTCTGGAGGACATATATCATCTTCTAAAGAAAAActatttcttttagtaattctGGATGATATTCGTAGTGACAGTACTTATGAAGAGGGAACTAGGGCTGAATTGGAAACGTTGCTGCCAAAGGAATCTAGGCCCAAGTTTTTAGTCACAAGAAGAAGGGACACAGTGAGCAAGGACGAGAAAATATTGAAGAATGGGGAACTGATCATTGATATTGAGCCCTTGCGAGAAAAAGAGTCAGGGACTCTATTTAAGAAACTTCTCAAAACTTCAATTCTCCATGAGGAAAGTTTTGTAGCAAGCATTGAGAAAATTGCCCAAAAGAGCAATGGTTTGCCAATTGCAGTAGTCAAACTGGTAGTAGAAGCCTTAAATCTATCAGGAGCAAATGATCTAGAGCTTTTGAAATTGGAAAATGCTCTGAAACAAATAGCTAATTATAAGGAAGCAGATAAATGCACAAGTTCGCTCTTGCGCTTAGCAATTCACATGTTGCATGGAAGTGATCATGGATCTTGCAGTACCCCAGGAAACGACACTTTGGTCAATTGCTATTGGCATAGCTGGGAATTCATAAGCAGACATGGTGCAATAGATTACAATGTGTTGATATTCAGCTGGATATTGGAAGGATATTTCGGTTCTGCCGATCATATTAAGCAGTCATATGAAGAAGGGCATCGTGTGTTGATGAAACTAATAGGATGTGGGTTGCTGAAAATGCTAGAAGATAATCTTATTATGATGGAAGAATTGGTTCTTTCCATTCCTGATTGTCGTCGTGATGGATATGAGCAGAGATCAGTCCTGGGATTAGCTCGTGTTCTTGACGAAAGCATTTGGAAAGGATTTGGGACACTTGCACCTTCAGATTATATGATAAAGACACCAAAAAGAGGcccaaaaaaagataaatatatttcCACTCTCCTCATTCATGGAAGTAGTCTCTGCAGGGAAGACCTAGATTTATACTTCGAGGAGAAGCTAGGACTCCAAAATCTTGCCATTTTCAATCCCAGGTTCGATTCAATCCCTCGATTATTGTCTAAAATGGAAGAGCTTTGTGTGTTGATTCTCAGAGGTTGTGATCAATTGCAAGAGATCGATGCCATCCAAAACCTGAAATCACTGACAGTTCTGGAGATATCCGATGCTAACTtcttagaaaagaaagaaaagatcaCTGGCGATCTTTTTAAGGAAATGACTAATCTTCAGACCCTTAACTTGTGTGCAGTCTCCATCAAAATGCTTCCTTCCTCTCTTTCTAACCTGAAACAACTACGTTGGCTCATCCTTAGGAGGTGCCCTTTTTTGGAAAGCTTGCCAAATCTAAAAGAACTTACAAATCTCGAGGTGCTTGATCTTTCTGGTTCTACATCTTTGCTAAATATTACAGACAAAACCTTCTCCCATCTCAAGAAAATCCAATTCCTTGATTTTTCCCATACCTCAATTAAAAGACTTCCATTCCTTTGCAACCTTGGCAACCTTGAAAATCTCACTCAACTCTTGTTGCGCAACTGTAAGTTAAATAGATTGCCTTCCTTTAAAGCCTTACCTGCTCTTCAGTGTATTGATATCTCAGCTTCTAATTCTAATATGTTAAAGGATATCAAAGAAGACTTTTTTGAAAATAAGGATAAACTCAAGATCCTTCATTTGTCCAAGACTGAAATCAGCCGTTTGCCTTCCAATTTTGGCAACTTTCCAAATCTTGAGCTGCTTGATCTTTCTGATTCCTCCAAATTGGTTACAATCCCAGAAAATGCCTTCAAAAACATGGGTTGCCTCCGTCATCTCAACCTCTCAAACACAAAACTTGAAAGTCTACCAAAAATATCCAACCTTGTTAACCTTCGACAGCTCTTTCTTGAGAATTGTGCACTACATAAATTACCAAAAATGGAAGGAGTTACAAGACTTGAGGAGCTTCATCTTTCTAATGCTTCTAGTCTAGTTGAGATTGAAGATCAATCATTTGATTATCTGAGCCATATTTATCTTCTTGATTTCTCACAtaccaaaattaaaactctaCCATCACTGGCCAAGCTCAATAACCTTCGTTCTCTCAACCTTTCGGGAACAAGACTTACATTTCCTTGCATTTCCAGTCTCACCAACCTCACTCAGCTTTCACTTCGAGGTTGTTCAATCTCAGATCAATCAGAGCCAAATTTTGGAGAACATAAAAAGCTCGAGGTTTTGGATCTATCAGAGATCACAGGAATCACGTCTCTATCAACATTGAACAATCTTACCAGTCTTCGGGAGCTCAAGTTGAGAGGGTGTTCGAAGTTGGAGCAGCTTCAACATTTGGAATCGCTTGCTCATTTAGAGGTTCTTGATTTGTGGGAGACGGGAATCAAGCAATTTCCCAAAGAGATTTGTAAGTTGACTCAGTTGAAGCACCTAGATCTGCCAAAGGGTATAATGGGTATTCAAGAATCTGACTTGCAGAAGATGGAGCCCGAATTTCACTTTTATGTTTTCCCTGAGCAAGGCAAAGCTGGGGACATCCATTGGCACAAAGTTGATCCTAACTTCAGAAGAATTTACTTCAACACTCTATCTTTACCTGGGGAGTGTCGCCAGTTTTTGGAAATCATTGGGTCTATTGAGGTTAAGGATGTCCTCAAGAAAGCTGCATATATATCTTTGATTGGAAATAAGTTCATCACACGATTATCAGATCTTGGTGTGGAAAATGTGGATGCAATGAAAGGTTGTTGGCTACAGAGGTGCCCGGAAATGGAGACATTATGTttggaagaagaaatagaagacaAAACGGTGGGAAATCTAGAGATTTTGTGGGTATCAAACCTTCCCAAATTGAAGGATTTATGCAGCGGGATACAGCCAGCAGGTGGGGGCTTTAAAAATCTAACAGAAATGTATCTAGATTGTTGCCCATTGATTAAATCTGTCTTTCATTCTTCCCAATTCCCGGAAAAGCTTAAGatcctccaaatcaaattctgtGAGGATTTAGAAATACTGTTTGAGCCGAATACCTTGGATAAAGCTGGAAATCTAGAGATTTTGCGGGCATCAAACCTTCCCAAATTGAAGGATTTATGCAGCGGGATACATACAGCAGGTGGGGGCTTTAAAAATCTAACAGAAATGTATCTAGATTGTTGCCCATTGATTAAATATGTCTTTCATTCATCCCAATTCCCGGAAAAGCTTAAGATCCTCCGGATCAAATTCTGTAAGGATTTAAAAAGACTATTCGAGCAGAATAATGTCTTGGACGCTGATAAAAAATGGAGTTTACAGAAATTGCATTTGGTGGAACTGCCCAAGTTGACTGAGATGGGGGTGCCAGAGTCGAAGAAGATTCGTGATGTATTTCCATCACTAGAAGCAATCACAGTGAAGGAATGCCCAATGCTGGAGATCATGTCGGAAAAAATAAAGGAGGCAAATTGTAACAACGTTGAAGAAGATTG gAATATACAACTATAA